TATTAACTGAAGAGACCGTAACAGTTATTTGAGCGACTCTTTGGAAATGGAAGGCAAATCCTACTCTCAGCAGCTCATGATCTAACTTGTAGCCCAGTGTATAAAACAAGCGGAGCACATTCTTGCTTACTTTACTTTCCACCATAGTCCTCACCAGGACTGAAATTTGTTCTGCACCAGCACCTCTCATTGCACCCCCAACATGTCGGACAGTCCTACTCGAGAACGCACGTTTAAATTTTCCATTAGTACAACTGTACAACTACACAAGCACtcaggaaaaaaaacagaagaggGAAAAACAGGGCATGAGAAATCAAATTTTCACCAAGTAGGTTCAGGCTGCTCAAGATCGCATAAAAGTCGAACCTCTGAAGATACAACTCCTGAAAATGAGAGAGCATAAACTTAATTTTATCCGGATAGCTCTCAATTGAAAACAATAAGTTGTCAATTATCATCAATACAATGTTCTGAGCTGACATGATTTTTCCACAAAATGTTCACGTTCTGTTTGTGACTTTGATTGTACCTTTATCTACTGAAAATCCCTACCCTAAAGCTTGTACGTCTCCAAAAAGTTTGCTCAGATGGTTCACTGCAGGCCCCAGGGTCCAATATTGAGGCAAAAAAGGACTTACCAAGATTTGGGGAACTTTTTAGGCACAACTCGTGGATCCTTAAACGTTCTTTATGAACACCACAAAGACCTTGAAGAAGAATCTCAAGGGCCTCAACATGctgtaagggaaaaaaaacacctaaagaTAAGATACCACAAGGATGGTGTAATTCAAGTTATACAACAATTATCCTTTTAAAACATCAACTTAAATTCTCTGAGATTTTATGTCTAACTTTTTCAAGAAGGTGCTctacattttatttttagagCCACCAGCTGCCTAAAGATCATTCTGTACCCAAGGAGGTGTGGAGGTGCAAGAGAGATGCAAGGTAGTAAACTATTAGGCCAAAATAAGCACATAATAAGTACCCCTAAGGTTTGAACTACATGAATAACTCGATTATTTCTCAACATTTGGATAGACCAAAAAATTGAACTCAGTACCTTTATTGCTAAATAACCTCTATCTGTTACTTGAACTTCATCTTTGGCAAACTGCTTCTAGCTAGACCTTGGGAGGTATTAACACGATTACTTCTTAAAGGCACTCGCCCTTCCCCTCCCATGTGATGCCCATTACAGAACGTCATTATCGATGAGATTTCATTGACTTATCCCGTTTGCAGATGATAATCATAAAGTTATCTAAGAGAGCCTTTATGGCCCTAAAAATGAAACATAACAAGAGTTGATCATATTATCTAGGTTTAAAGTTGAAACATTGCTCTCCACAAACTTGAAAAACTTTTAAACTATAGTATGTCGGGCTCCAAGCCTCCAACCTTTAAGTGCCATTCAATACCATAGATCCAAAATAAGAAGAAATAGATACCTATTAACTTAAAATAAAAGCAAGATACATACCTATTAATTGAAATGAAGGCAACCATCACAAAGACATTCAATTCTCCACCCTGAATAAACACATCCTCCGCCCTAAACAAACCTATCCTCCTCCCTTCTCTTCCACTACTCACTTTCCAAACTAGTTACCAAACTTGTTATTACCAGCGAAAAAATGTATTGATCCACCATAGTATAATCATTTGCAATGGCCGTATTATGTTTGTCTGTGTTGGTGGCGTGAACACTCGTGCAAGTTTGGGGAGGTATACTTTCAGTCAACGTACACAC
The sequence above is drawn from the Rhododendron vialii isolate Sample 1 chromosome 6a, ASM3025357v1 genome and encodes:
- the LOC131331099 gene encoding mediator of RNA polymerase II transcription subunit 18, translated to MECVVQGIIETQHVEALEILLQGLCGVHKERLRIHELCLKSSPNLGVVSSEVRLLCDLEQPEPTWTVRHVGGAMRGAGAEQISVLVRTMVESKVSKNVLRLFYTLGYKLDHELLRVGFAFHFQRVAQITVTVSSVNKMLKLHATDEAVPVTPGIQLVEVTAPASSENYSEVVAAVSSFCEYLAPLLHLSKPGISTGVVPTAAAAAASLMSDGGGTTL